Below is a window of Candidatus Hydrogenedentota bacterium DNA.
GGTGGTGCGGGACTACGTAAACTTCTTCATGCCCTCCATGAAGCTTCTGGAGAAGGTCCGGGACGGCGCCAAGGTCACCAAGCGCTATGACAAGGCCCAGACGCCGTACCAGCGCGTTCTGGCCTCTCCTCACGTCACCAGGGCCGTCAAGGAGCGGTTGCGCAAGCGCTACGCCGCCCTGAATCCGGCGGCCCTCAAACGGGAGATAGAGGCCACTCAGAAACGATTGGGCAAGCTGGCGGTCCGCCGGCGCAACGACACCGATACCCCGCCCGCTCCGTCTGCGGACCATCCATGGCGCAAAAGCAACAAGAAAGAGAAAACGGGATAAGCATTACAGTACTCGTACAGCAGGCCCTCCCCCCATGGGGGGAGGGCCGCCAGGGGCGGCAAGAAGAGCCAGACAACCCAACAATCCCCAAGGCCCCGGGATACGTTCGAGTTGATTTACACATGAGGCAACGAAACACATTTGGAGTAGATTTTTACTTGAGGCAACAGGATGATCGACAGGACGGATTCGACCGATAGGACTGATTTGAGCATATCGGTCCTATCGGTCGTATCCGTCCTATAAAGGTTGACAAGCGCCCCCTCGCGTCGCCAGTATGCTCGGGCTGTCCACTTGCCGAAACCTCGAGGAATCCCTCATGAAATACTTCGCCCTGCTCCTGCTTGCCGCCTTCCTCTCCCCCATCGCCCTGGCCGCCGACAAGGCCGCGACATGGAAGCACCCGCTGATCAACTGGACCAAGCTGGACTCGCCCCTCGTGGAGACGACCCCCTTCGTCTTCAAAGACAAGCTCTATCTCATGGAGAGCTGGCAGGTGCAGTGGGAGACGCCCGGTGTCCCCGAGGGCAGCAGCATGCAGTACGATCAGGTGCGCATCCGCGATGTGGCCGGTGACCGCATCGTCTCCACACCGCTGGTGGGACATGGCCTTGCCTTTACTTTCGTCTGGGAGGGGCGCGTCTATGTCTTCGGAAGCAACTGGGGCACGGAGAAGAAGTGGCAGGTAAAGGACGTGAGCGTGACGTCGTCGGACGATCTGGTAAACTGGACTGAGCCAAAGGTGGTGCTGCACGCGAATGAGGACGAGAATTTCTTCAACGTCGCCGTTTGCCGGGGCGCGGACAAGTTCGTGTTGCTCGTGGAGACCAATGATCCCCGTTGGCCCGCCTTCACGTTCAAGTACTTCACATCGGACGACCTGATGACGTGGACGCAGGTGCCGGAGGCCTACTACGGCACCAACAAGTACGTGGGCGGCCCGGCGCTTTATTTCGAAGGCGACCAGTATTACACGCTCTATCTTGAGGCCCTCGGCAATGCCCACTATGAGACGCGTGTGGCGCGCTCCACGGATCTCGTCACCTGGGAAGACGCGCCGGAAGATCGTCCTTTTGTGACCTACCAGCCCGAGCTCAAGGTCCACGCCCTGCGCCCGCACTACATCCGCGAGCAGAACGCCTCGGACGCGGAGCTGGTTTACTTCGGCGGCAAGACCATCGTTTACTACACCGGCGGTGACCAGCAGATCTGCGGCGATCTGCAGCGCGCCGAATTCATGGGCACGCCCCGGGAACTGCTGGAGCACTTCTTCACGCCCGAGGGCGCGCTGGTGCCCTCGCCGCGCCAGGCCCGCTACCAGGAAAGTCAGTTGGGCGCTTTCGTCCACTATGGCCCGGCGGCCTACACCGAAAACAGCGACATGTTTGCCACGCCGCCCGCGGATACCTTCAACCCCGCCCAGCTTGACACCGATCAGTGGGCGCGCACGGCGAAGGCCTTTGGCGCGAAGCATATCGTGCTGACGGCGAAGCACCACAATGGCTACTGCCTGTGGCCAACCAGCACCACGGACTATTCCATCAAGCAATCGCCGTGGAAGAACGGTCAGGGCGATGTGGTGCGCGAGTTTGTCGATTCCGCCCGGAAACACGGCCTTTCCCCCGGTCTCTATCTGTCCGCCGGCGACAAACACGAAGGCGTCACCAGCACGCCCGACCCCATCGGCAAGCGCAAGCTCATCGGCGATCTCAACGCCTATTTCCCTAGGTTCATGGAGCAGGCCCGCGAGCTGCTCACGAACTACGGCCCCCTGGAAGTGGTGTGGCTCGATGAAGCCTTCAGCCCCATCGGGTCAGATGTGCTGGATGCCAACGGAAAGGCCATTGGCGCGCGCTATGGGGACGCCGTGGTCGATCTCATTCGGCGACTCCAGCCCGACGCGGTGATCATGGGCGGCACCCAGCAGGACCTCCGCTGGTCCGGAAGTGAACAGGGCCTGGCGGACTACCCCTTGTGGAACGTGGTAAACCCCGGCGAAGGCACGAAGAACTGGGTGCGTCACGACGCCGAGGGATGGTTCATCCCCGAGGCCAACATCTTCACCCGATCCCACTGGTTCTGGTCTCCCGATTCGGATGGAAGCCTGAAAACGATAGATCAGATGATGGACGTTTATGGCAAATCCATCGGCCATGGCGCCAACCTGCTCATCAATATGACCCCGGACACCTCGGGGCAGATTCCCCTTGCGGAAGTCGCGATGCTGGAAGGCTTCGGCGCGGCCGTGGCGGCGCGCTACGCCACACCGGTGCGGCGCACCGACGGGCCATTGCCCGTTGAGTCCGGCACGACCTGGGAACTGGCTCTCGACGCGCCTGTCTTACTGCGTGAACTCGTGCTGGAGGAGGACTTGAGTCACGGTCAGCGCATCACTGGATACACCGTCGAGGCGCGGGTCGGAGGACACTGGGAAGCGGTGGCCCGGGGTGAGACCGTCGGACGCAAGCGCATTCAGGCCCTGAAGGCCGTGACAGCCGATGCCCTCAGGTTCACCTTCGAGGGGAACCCGTCCGACCTCCACCTGCGCGATGTGACCCTCTTCAGCGCCCGCTGAGCCCGCGTGCGGCGCTGGCAATTTTGACGAGGGTGAGCTACACTCATGTCACAGTTGATTCCCGCCCGGCCCCGCTCACGGGGGCGGCCTGCCGGGGTGGGGCTACGTGGCATCGGGCGGGAAAAACGCACGGGACAGGGAGTTATGAAAAGCGTTGCGGACGTCCTGATATCGCTGGGCCAGAACATGGCTCTCGTCCTCGCCCTGCTCTTCATTTATCAGTGGATGGAGTCCCGCGCCAAACGATTGGGATTGCGCGGGGAACGCATCGGCTTCGGTCTTCTTTTTGGCCTGGCCGCTTGCGGGGGTATGCTGGTTCCCGTGGAGTTGACCCCCGGTGTACTCATGGACAGCCGGGGCATTCTGGTGGCCCTGGCCGCCTTGTTTGGCGGCGTGCTCTCCGGGGTCACCGCCGCCCTGCCCCCCTGCGCGCTTCGTCTCTATCTCGGCGGAGACGGCGCCTGGCCGGGAACCCTGGCCACGCTGTGCGCGCTGCTCGCGGGGCTGCTCTTTGCCCGCCTGGTCTGCCCCGTC
It encodes the following:
- a CDS encoding alpha-L-fucosidase; translated protein: MKYFALLLLAAFLSPIALAADKAATWKHPLINWTKLDSPLVETTPFVFKDKLYLMESWQVQWETPGVPEGSSMQYDQVRIRDVAGDRIVSTPLVGHGLAFTFVWEGRVYVFGSNWGTEKKWQVKDVSVTSSDDLVNWTEPKVVLHANEDENFFNVAVCRGADKFVLLVETNDPRWPAFTFKYFTSDDLMTWTQVPEAYYGTNKYVGGPALYFEGDQYYTLYLEALGNAHYETRVARSTDLVTWEDAPEDRPFVTYQPELKVHALRPHYIREQNASDAELVYFGGKTIVYYTGGDQQICGDLQRAEFMGTPRELLEHFFTPEGALVPSPRQARYQESQLGAFVHYGPAAYTENSDMFATPPADTFNPAQLDTDQWARTAKAFGAKHIVLTAKHHNGYCLWPTSTTDYSIKQSPWKNGQGDVVREFVDSARKHGLSPGLYLSAGDKHEGVTSTPDPIGKRKLIGDLNAYFPRFMEQARELLTNYGPLEVVWLDEAFSPIGSDVLDANGKAIGARYGDAVVDLIRRLQPDAVIMGGTQQDLRWSGSEQGLADYPLWNVVNPGEGTKNWVRHDAEGWFIPEANIFTRSHWFWSPDSDGSLKTIDQMMDVYGKSIGHGANLLINMTPDTSGQIPLAEVAMLEGFGAAVAARYATPVRRTDGPLPVESGTTWELALDAPVLLRELVLEEDLSHGQRITGYTVEARVGGHWEAVARGETVGRKRIQALKAVTADALRFTFEGNPSDLHLRDVTLFSAR